The following is a genomic window from Planifilum fulgidum.
CTTCCCTGAAGGACAAGCGGCGCGTTGTCAAGAGCGGGCTGGACCGGATCCGTCACCGTTTCAACTTGTCGGTGGCGGAGGTGGATTTTCAGGATGACCGGCAACTGACCACCCTGGCGATGGTCGGGGTCGGCAGCGGCAAGCATGTGGTGGAGCGGGAACTCCGGCAGGCGCTCCGCCTGTTGGAGAATCTCGATGGCCTGGAAGTGCTGGACGCAGAGATCACCTACGCCTGAGCTTTGGTGAGGAGGTGTGGCAGGTGACCCGTATCCGCGCGGCTCGCGTCGGCGAGCAGCTCAAAAAGGAGCTCAGCCAGCTGTTGCAACAGGAATTGAAGGATCCGCGGATCGGTTTCGTCACGATCACGTCGGTGGAGATGAGCCGGGATTTGGAGCACGCCAAAGTGTTTGTCAGCGTCATG
Proteins encoded in this region:
- a CDS encoding DUF503 domain-containing protein; the protein is MIVGIQECRCRVIGSASLKDKRRVVKSGLDRIRHRFNLSVAEVDFQDDRQLTTLAMVGVGSGKHVVERELRQALRLLENLDGLEVLDAEITYA